The following proteins come from a genomic window of Dermacentor albipictus isolate Rhodes 1998 colony chromosome 8, USDA_Dalb.pri_finalv2, whole genome shotgun sequence:
- the tank gene encoding etoposide-induced protein 2.4 homolog — protein sequence MEDLKCGLVGLARGVYDSIVGIGVIKTLDADQRKSARRAADAPSQPATALALRRAAVQASAVGASSSAFQQQHPSTLSSSPLRTKEEPLLLYRIFQCCLLNGGVFGLSIVAFNYLLLPTVQSLIDLLFGDHQSSPANNIWTWLQPLLVCTFQALWVIPLFVLSKIVNCLWFQDIANIAFRYVTGGRPALMTSVSRFLSDVLFSVLVQTLFLFQSHLVAALPVGKIGELIGLIHLSLLYSLYAFEYVWCSRGWELHRRLSFIECNWPYFIGFGLPLAVLTSWPTSYFMSGSIFSILFPLFILSAHGVTPTTGTARFPLQLFSPSIWVSNAIFHRLTANCTAKPIRPTVSRQKRSVTREHRKQSLSPRALRPRTAATPS from the exons atggaggacTTGAAGTGCGGTTTGGTGGGACTAGCGCGCGGTGTTTACGATTCCATCGTGGGCATCGGCGTCATCAAAACTCTGGATGCCGATCAAAGAAAATCTGCTCGGAGAGCCGCGGACGCGCCGTCACAACCTGCAACTGCCCTGGCTCTACGCAGGGCCGCGGTGCAGGCTTCAGCCGTCGGAGCTTCTTCCTCGGCGTTTCAACAGCAGCATCCGTCGACATTGTCGTCGTCCCCGCTACGGACTAAGGAGGAGCCTTTGCTTCTGTACCGCATTTTCCAGTGCTGTCTCCTGAACGGCGGCGTCTTCGGACTGAGCATAGTCGCTTTCAACTACCTGCTCCTCCCCACCGTCCAGTCGCTGATCGACCTGCTTTTCGGCGACCACCAAAGTTCGCCGGCGAACAACATATGGACTTGGTTGCAGCCGCTGCTCGTCTGCACGTTTCAGGCGCTCTGGGTGATTCCGCTGTTTGTGCTGAGCAAGATAGTGAACTGCTTGTGGTTCCAGGACATTGCGAACATCGCGTTCCGCTACGTCACCGGCGGACGCCCCGCGCTTATGACCAGCGTGAGCCGCTTCCTCTCGGACGTGCTGTTCAGCGTGCTGGTTCAGACGCTGTTTTTGTTCCAGTCGCACCTCGTAGCCGCGCTGCCCGTCGGCAAGATAGGTGAGCTCATCGGCCTGATCCACCTGTCCCTGCTGTACTCTCTGTACGCATTCGAGTACGTTTGGTGCAGCCGCGGCTGGGAGCTGCACCGGCGGCTCTCGTTCATCGAGTGCAACTGGCCGTACTTCATCGGGTTCGGCCTGCCGCTGGCCGTGCTCACTTCGTGGCCGACGTCGTACTTCATGAGCGGCTCCATCTTCTCGATCCTCTTCCCGCTGTTCATCCTGAGCGCCCACGGTGTAACGCCGACCACTGGGACTGCCAG GTTTCCCCTTCAACTATTCTCTCCGTCCATCTGGGTCTCCAACGCGATCTTCCATCGGTTGACAGCCAACTGCACCGCCAAGCCCATTCGTCCCACAGTCTCGCGACAAAAGCGGTCGGTCACCCGTGAGCACCGGAAGCAGTCCTTGTCTCCCCGTGCATTGCGCCCGAGAACCGCCGCCACTCCCAGCTGA